Proteins from one Phocoena sinus isolate mPhoSin1 chromosome 8, mPhoSin1.pri, whole genome shotgun sequence genomic window:
- the FDX1 gene encoding adrenodoxin, mitochondrial: MAARLLRVASAALGDTAGRWLLLAGPRAGAGGLQGSRGQGGSARPGLGGGAAAATRTLSVSARARSSSEDKITVHFINRDGETLTSKGKVGDTLLDIVVENNLDIDGFGACEGTLACSTCHLIFEQHIFEKLEAISDEENDMLDLAYGLTDRSRLGCQICLTKAMDNMTVRVPDAVSDARESIDMGMNSSKRE; encoded by the exons ATGGCCGCTCGTCTCCTGCGTGTCGCCTCCGCCGCCCTCGGCGACACAGCCGGCCGGTGGCTGCTCCTCGCCGGACCCCGCGCGGGAGCCGGCGGTCTCCAGGGGAGCCGGGGGCAGGGCGGGAGCGCCAGGCCGGGCCTGGGCGGCGGCGCAGCTGCGGCGACGCGGACGCTGAGCGTGTCGGCGCGCGCGCGGAGCAG CTCAGAAGATAAAATAACAGTCCACTTTATAAACCGTGACGGTGAAACATTAACAAGCAAAGGAAAAGTTGGTGACACTCTACTAGATATTGTGGTTGAAAATAATCTTGATATTGATGGTTTTG GTGCATGTGAGGGAACCTTGGCTTGCTCCACCTGTCACCTCATCTTTGAACAGCACATATTTGAGAAATTAGAAGCAATCAGTGATGAGGAGAATGACATGCTTGATCTGGCATATGGACTAACAGATAG ATCGCGGTTGGGCTGCCAAATCTGTTTGACAAAGGCTATGGACAATATGACTGTTCGAGTACCTGATGCTGTGTCTGATGCCAGAGAGTCCATTGATATGGGCATGAACTCCTCTAAGCGAGAATAA